A genome region from uncultured Desulfovibrio sp. includes the following:
- a CDS encoding MFS transporter: MSIFTQKSSPAADDAPQQKLFTRDFILLFCMAMCCNSYLAVFYCFEQWLEGLAVSPNWRGILLSSMGAMVLLFRPVASIVFLKRNKLPPMLCTIVLSSCIMLAYPLVPADHVVGVVWLLRIVQGISLAIYSCCVVAVMVSCIPKGQSARGFAIFSLTTLLPYSIIPAAGERLLPLVGGESHLFALTAILGIPALCMLLPLAPKLRDAEAMGAGNSQLSPRRLIHAASHSGLAFIYLGCLTFSIMVSLAIFFVKGLGTETGARPEWFFLTYTITMILIRFFGGHLLDTLPRYRVVPLCALTLACCVLGMAWAPTFLFIPCAFFYGIGLGLLYPLLAATVYDRSTPETRPINSNVMMLTFDASSMIGPLLGGAVVNAGWGYRGVFTTAAIMVFICGTSMVLDRLRLAWWEHRDKCPCQPRWKR, from the coding sequence ATGTCCATCTTCACACAAAAATCCTCTCCCGCGGCAGATGATGCCCCACAGCAGAAGCTCTTTACCCGCGACTTCATCCTTCTTTTCTGCATGGCCATGTGCTGCAACAGCTATCTGGCCGTCTTCTACTGCTTTGAACAATGGCTTGAGGGCCTTGCCGTAAGCCCCAACTGGCGCGGCATCCTGCTTTCCAGCATGGGCGCCATGGTCCTGCTGTTCCGCCCTGTGGCCAGCATTGTCTTTCTCAAGCGAAACAAGCTCCCGCCCATGCTGTGCACCATCGTGCTCTCCAGCTGCATCATGCTGGCCTATCCGCTGGTGCCCGCCGACCATGTGGTGGGCGTGGTCTGGCTGCTGCGCATTGTGCAGGGCATTTCCCTGGCAATCTATTCCTGCTGCGTGGTGGCCGTCATGGTCAGCTGTATTCCCAAGGGGCAGAGCGCACGCGGCTTTGCCATCTTTTCCCTTACCACCCTGCTGCCCTATTCCATCATTCCGGCAGCCGGGGAACGCCTGCTGCCCCTTGTGGGAGGAGAAAGCCACCTTTTTGCTCTGACGGCCATTCTGGGCATTCCGGCCCTGTGCATGCTGCTGCCCCTGGCACCCAAGCTGCGCGATGCCGAGGCCATGGGTGCCGGCAACAGCCAGCTTTCGCCGCGCCGGCTCATCCACGCGGCCAGCCACTCCGGACTGGCCTTCATCTATCTGGGCTGTCTGACCTTCAGCATCATGGTTTCCCTGGCCATCTTCTTCGTCAAGGGCCTGGGAACGGAAACGGGCGCCCGGCCGGAATGGTTCTTTCTGACCTATACCATTACCATGATTCTCATCCGCTTTTTCGGCGGGCACCTGCTGGATACGCTGCCCCGCTACCGCGTAGTACCCCTCTGCGCGCTGACGCTGGCCTGCTGCGTGCTGGGCATGGCCTGGGCGCCCACGTTTCTCTTCATCCCCTGCGCCTTCTTCTACGGCATCGGCCTGGGCCTGCTCTATCCCCTGCTGGCCGCCACGGTCTATGACCGCTCCACGCCGGAAACGCGCCCCATCAACTCCAATGTCATGATGCTGACCTTTGATGCCAGCAGCATGATCGGCCCCCTGCTGGGCGGCGCCGTGGTCAATGCCGGCTGGGGCTATCGCGGCGTCTTCACCACAGCGGCCATCATGGTCTTTATCTGCGGGACCAGCATGGTGCTGGACCGCCTGCGCCTGGCCTGGTGGGAACACAGGGACAAGTGCCCCTGCCAGCCCCGCTGGAAGCGCTGA
- a CDS encoding carbon starvation CstA family protein, which translates to MPNSVYFLLAVVALLVGYYVYGTIITKIFGADASRPTPAKTMADGVDYVEMPMWKVWLIQLLNIAGVGPVFGPILGALYGPSALLWIVIGTIFAGAVHDYFSGMLSVRYNGANVPTIVGYNLGNAAKQVMRVFAVVLLLLVGVVFVAAPAGLLAKLTPESLNITFWIAVIFAYYFLATILPIDKIIGRFYPVFGAVLIIMAVGMTVGMFVADNGFYNWLKWENTHPQQLPVYPLVFITIACGALSGFHATQSPLMARCLGNEKQGRAVFYGGMVAEGLIGLVWATVGMTFYTSPDALNAAISAGGPGNVVTETSLALMGSFGGVLAILGVVALPVTSGDTAFRAARLTIAEVFNISQRSIPARLAIAVPIFVIGVILANVDFNIIWRYFGFANQALAAIMLWAAAAYLYRKHRLHWVCTVPATFMTSVCMSYICYEPNMGLGMPIAYADAVGIASAVVALVAFLVLARKPIEGAPDIDTV; encoded by the coding sequence ATGCCCAATTCCGTCTATTTCTTGCTTGCGGTAGTGGCGCTCCTTGTAGGCTACTATGTCTACGGCACCATCATCACCAAGATTTTCGGTGCCGACGCCAGCCGGCCCACCCCGGCCAAAACCATGGCCGACGGTGTGGACTACGTGGAAATGCCCATGTGGAAGGTGTGGCTCATCCAGCTGCTTAACATCGCAGGCGTCGGTCCGGTTTTCGGCCCCATTCTGGGCGCGCTCTACGGGCCTTCCGCCCTGCTCTGGATTGTCATCGGCACCATCTTTGCGGGTGCCGTGCATGACTATTTTTCGGGCATGCTGTCCGTGCGCTACAACGGCGCCAATGTGCCCACCATTGTGGGCTACAACCTCGGCAACGCGGCCAAACAGGTCATGCGCGTCTTTGCCGTGGTGCTGCTGCTTCTGGTGGGCGTGGTCTTTGTGGCGGCTCCCGCCGGCCTGCTGGCCAAGCTGACCCCCGAATCCCTGAACATCACCTTCTGGATCGCGGTCATCTTTGCCTACTACTTCCTGGCCACCATTCTGCCCATTGACAAGATCATCGGCCGCTTCTACCCCGTGTTCGGGGCCGTGCTCATCATCATGGCCGTGGGCATGACCGTGGGCATGTTCGTGGCCGACAACGGCTTCTACAACTGGCTGAAGTGGGAAAACACCCATCCCCAGCAGCTGCCCGTCTATCCGCTGGTCTTCATCACCATTGCCTGCGGCGCCCTGTCCGGCTTCCATGCCACGCAGTCGCCGCTCATGGCCCGCTGTCTGGGCAATGAAAAGCAGGGGCGCGCCGTCTTCTACGGCGGCATGGTGGCCGAAGGTCTCATCGGCCTGGTCTGGGCCACGGTGGGCATGACGTTCTACACCAGCCCCGATGCCCTCAATGCGGCCATCAGCGCCGGCGGCCCCGGCAACGTGGTGACGGAAACCTCCCTGGCGCTCATGGGTTCCTTTGGCGGCGTGCTGGCCATTCTGGGCGTGGTGGCCCTGCCGGTGACCTCCGGCGACACGGCCTTCCGCGCGGCGCGTCTGACCATTGCCGAAGTGTTCAACATCTCCCAGCGCTCCATTCCGGCCCGTCTGGCCATTGCCGTACCCATCTTTGTGATCGGCGTCATTCTGGCCAATGTGGACTTCAACATCATCTGGCGGTACTTCGGCTTTGCCAACCAGGCCCTGGCCGCCATCATGCTGTGGGCTGCCGCTGCCTACCTGTACCGCAAGCATCGCCTGCACTGGGTATGCACCGTGCCGGCCACCTTCATGACCTCGGTCTGCATGTCCTACATCTGCTATGAACCCAACATGGGTCTGGGCATGCCCATCGCCTATGCCGATGCCGTGGGCATCGCGTCGGCCGTGGTGGCGCTGGTTGCCTTCCTGGTGCTGGCCCGCAAGCCCATTGAAGGGGCACCTGATATCGATACCGTGTAG
- the thiD gene encoding bifunctional hydroxymethylpyrimidine kinase/phosphomethylpyrimidine kinase: MLTPPNILTIAGSDSGGGAGIQADLKTIMALGGYGMSVITALTAQNGLGVRGIHAPEPEFVALQLRTVLEGFRVAAAKTGMLFSTGIIRALADVLRQTAFPLVVDPVSVSQSGSALLRQDAVEALKEDMIPLCTLLTPNRPEAEMLAGMPINNADDAFTAAEKLIKMGARAVLVKGGHMDSSVVVTDCLLIRGEAPRTLPQPKVETTNNHGTGCSLSAAIATGLGKGLPLSVAVTQAQEFLNLALRKSYAPGKGCGPVNHAARFFA, from the coding sequence ATGCTCACCCCCCCCAACATTCTCACCATTGCCGGTTCCGATTCCGGCGGAGGCGCCGGCATTCAGGCCGACCTCAAGACCATCATGGCCCTTGGCGGCTACGGCATGAGCGTCATTACGGCCCTGACGGCGCAGAACGGTCTGGGCGTGCGCGGCATTCATGCTCCTGAGCCGGAATTCGTAGCGCTGCAACTGCGCACCGTGCTGGAAGGCTTTCGTGTGGCTGCCGCCAAGACCGGCATGCTCTTTTCCACGGGCATCATCCGCGCCCTGGCAGACGTGCTGCGCCAGACGGCCTTTCCGCTGGTGGTGGACCCGGTATCCGTGAGCCAGAGCGGCAGCGCCCTGCTCCGCCAGGATGCCGTGGAAGCGCTCAAGGAAGACATGATTCCCCTCTGTACCCTGCTCACGCCCAATCGCCCCGAAGCGGAAATGCTGGCCGGCATGCCCATCAACAATGCCGACGATGCCTTCACCGCGGCGGAAAAGCTCATCAAAATGGGCGCCAGGGCCGTTCTGGTCAAGGGCGGCCACATGGACAGCTCGGTGGTGGTGACGGACTGCCTGCTCATCAGGGGCGAAGCCCCCAGGACCCTGCCGCAGCCCAAGGTGGAAACCACCAACAACCACGGTACCGGCTGCTCGCTGTCGGCCGCCATTGCCACCGGTCTGGGCAAGGGCCTGCCCCTGTCGGTGGCCGTGACGCAGGCCCAGGAATTCCTCAATCTGGCCCTGCGCAAAAGCTATGCCCCCGGCAAGGGCTGCGGTCCGGTCAATCACGCCGCGCGCTTCTTTGCCTGA